Proteins encoded together in one Telopea speciosissima isolate NSW1024214 ecotype Mountain lineage chromosome 4, Tspe_v1, whole genome shotgun sequence window:
- the LOC122658269 gene encoding serine/threonine-protein kinase/endoribonuclease IRE1a-like: MSSNFKEQVVHEDNAEEIDGGTGLEDWHMVSENDTRNTSSSESYDQESNEHPHTEKNGENLRRALSKLFLKPFSKIFDSGGVDGRKIGWLVISSREIGKGSNGTVVLEGFYNGRPVAVKRLVKTHHELAGKEIKHLIDSDHHSNIVRWYGVEYDRDFIYLSLERCNCNLSDLIQTSSDSSPNLTFNEDQATNSMTDQFNVRLDSAVELSKDIELWKNNGYPSPHLLNLMRDVVCGLAHLHDLGIIHRDLKPQNVLIIKYQSLCAKLSDMGISKRLTKDKSSLGHNPTGCGTSGWQAPEQLLRGRQTRAVDLFSLGCVLFFCLTGGRHPFGDDIERDVNIKNNKMDLFLVEHIPEATDLLFQLLNPDPLLRPKAMEVLHHPLFWNSEKRLSFIQETSNRLKMEIKSELLDALENVAPDAFGGKWNKKMEPVFINHIGHKQYKFGSTRDLLRLMRNKSNHYRELPKEIQEILGPVPEGFNGYFSRRFPKLLIEVYKVVRTYCREEGSFSKYF; the protein is encoded by the exons ATGTCTAGCAATTTCAAGGAGCAAGTGGTTCATGAAGATAATGCGGAGGAGATTGATGGAGGGACAGGGCTAGAGGATTGGCATATGGTGAGCGAGAATGACACTCGCAACACCAGTTCATCTGAAAGTTACGATCAAGAAAGTAATGAGCATCCACACACtgagaaaaatggtgaaaaCTTACGGAGGGCTTTATCAAAATTGTTTCTCAAgcctttttcaaaaatttttgatAGTGGTGGTGTGGATGGACGTAAGATTGGGTGGCTAGTCATATCCAGCAGAGAAATTGGCAAGGGAAGCAATGGTACTGTTGTTCTTGAGGGATTTTATAATGGCCGTCCTGTTGCTGTCAAACGTCTTGTGAAAACCCATCATGAATTGGCTGGTAAAGAGATTAAACATCTTATTGATTCTGATCATCATTCAAATATTGTTCGATGGTATGGAGTGGAGTATGATCGAGATTTCATCTATCTTTCTCTGGAGCGTTGTAATTgtaatttaagtgatttaattcaAACATCCTCAGATTCTTCTCCAAATCTTACATTTAATGAGGATCAGGCAACAAACTCAATGACTGATCAGTTCAATGTTCGGTTGGATTCAGCGGTAGAACTTAGCAAAGATATTGAATTGTGGAAGAATAATGGGTATCCTTCACCCCATTTGCTAAATCTTATGAG GGATGTGGTTTGTGGCCTAGCACATTTGCATGACCTAGGAATCATTCATAGAGACTTGAAACCTCAAAATGTGTTGATCATAAAGTATCAATCATTATGTGCAAAACTCTCTGACATGGGTATTAGCAAGCGCCTTACTAAGGATAAGTCTTCCTTGGGTCACAATCCTACTG GTTGTGGTACTTCAGGTTGGCAAGCACCTGAACAGCTCCTTCGTGGACGCCAAACACGTGCAGTAGATTTATTTAGCTTAGGCTGTGTCCTCTTCTTTTGCCTCACGGGAGGTAGACATCCTTTTGGTGACGATATTGAACGTGATGTAAATATTAAGAACAACAAGATGGATCTTTTCCTGGTAGAGCATATTCCTGAAGCTACGGATCTTCTCTTTCAGCTGTTAAACCCTGATCCATTGTTGAG GCCCAAGGCGATGGAAGTATTGCACCATCCTTTGTTTTGGAATTCCGAGAAGCGGCTGTCATTTATTCAAGAAACCAGTAACAGGTtaaaaatggaaattaaatCTGAACTCCTAGATGCATTAGAAAATGTTGCACCTGATGCTTTTGGTGGGAAATGGAATAAAAAGATGGAACCTGTATTTATCAATCATATTGGCCACAAGCAATATAAGTTTGGTAGTACTCGTGATCTATTACGGCTCATGCGAAACAAGTCGAATCATTATCGAGAACTTCCTAAAGAAATCCAG GAAATTCTTGGACCAGTTCCTGAAGGGTTTAATGGTTATTTTTCACGTAGATTCCCAAAACTCTTAATTGAAGTGTATAAAGTTGTACGTACATATTGCAGGGAAGAGGGGAGTTTTTCAAAGTATTTTTAA
- the LOC122658270 gene encoding serine/threonine-protein kinase/endoribonuclease IRE1a-like: protein MYSNFKEQSTEFVKQAVNEENTKVIRDVLDDGGTGLADWLMVSTNDIRNTSNEKNGKHISSESDDQESNELPHIEKIDNNPLRDFKKLFLWRIPKLFDHGDVDGCGVVDGGRKIGQLFISSKEIGIGRNGTVVLEGIYHGRPVAVKRLVKTHHELVSKEIQHLISSDQHPNIIRWYGVKYDQDFIYLILERCTCSLRNLIQTYSDSSPNLTFNKHQATNSVNEYNVGLDSAVGHSNDIELWKKNGYPSPHLQNLMRDVVCGLAHLHDLGIIHRDLKPQNVLIVKDRSLCAKLSDMGISKRLAKDKSSLGHNPTGSGTSGWQAPEQLLRGRQTHAVDLFTLGCILFFCITGGRHPFGDHIERNVNIKNNKMDLFLVEHIPEATDLLFRLLDPDPSLRLKAMEVLHHPLFWSSEKRLSFLRDTSDRVQIERGIESELLNALENVAPVAFDGKWNKKLEAVFINNIGHYKLYKFGSTCDLLRLMRNKLNHYQELPKETQEILGPVPEGFDDYFSLRFPRLLIEVYKVVCTYCKEEECFSKYFKDSLL, encoded by the exons ATGTATAGCAATTTCAAGGAGCAGTCTACAGAATTCGTGAAGCAGGCGGTTAATGAAGAAAATACGAAGGTGATTCGTGATGTTCTTGATGATGGAGGGACAGGGCTAGCGGATTGGCTCATGGTGAGCACGAATGATATTCGCAACACCAGCAACGAAAAAAATGGTAAACATATATCATCTGAAAGTGACGATCAAGAAAGTAATGAGCTTCCACACATTGAGAAAATTGATAACAACCCACTGagggattttaaaaaattgtttctaTGGCGTATTCCAAAATTGTTTGATCATGGTGATGTGGATGGATGTGGTGTCGTTGATGGAGGACGTAAGATTGGGCAGCTATTCATATCCAGTAAAGAAATTGGCATTGGAAGAAATGGTACTGTTGTTCTTGAGGGAATTTATCATGGCCGTCCTGTTGCTGTCAAACGTCTTGTGAAAACCCATCATGAATTGGTTAGTAAAGAGATTCAACATCTTATTTCATCTGATCAGCATCCAAATATTATTCGATGGTATGGAGTGAAGTATGACCAAGATTTCATCTATCTTATTCTGGAGCGTTGTACTTGTAGTTTAAGGAATTTGATACAAACATACTCAGATTCTTCTCCAAATCTTACATTTAATAAGCATCAGGCAACAAACTCAGTGAATGAGTACAATGTTGGGTTGGATTCAGCAGTAGGACATAGTAACGATATTGAATTGTGGAAGAAGAATGGGTATCCTTCACCCCATTTGCAAAACCTTATGAG GGATGTGGTTTGTGGCCTAGCACATTTGCATGACCTAGGAATCATTCATAGAGACTTGAAACCTCAAAATGTGTTGATCGTTAAGGATCGATCATTATGTGCAAAACTCTCTGACATGGGTATTAGCAAGCGCCTTGCTAAGGATAAGTCTTCCTTGGGTCACAATCCTACTG GTTCTGGTACTTCAGGTTGGCAAGCACCTGAACAGCTCCTTCGTGGACGTCAAACACATGCAGTAGATTTATTTACTTTAGGCTGTATCCTCTTCTTTTGCATCACTGGAGGTAGACATCCTTTTGGTGACCATATTGAACGTAATGTAAATATTAAGAACAACAAGATGGATCTTTTCCTGGTAGAGCATATTCCTGAAGCTACGGATCTTCTCTTTCGGCTGTTAGACCCCGATCCATCATTGAG GCTTAAGGCGATGGAGGTATTGCACCATCCTTTGTTTTGGAGTTCTGAGAAGCGGCTCTCATTTCTTCGAGACACCAGTGATAGGgtacaaatagaaagaggaattGAATCTGAACTCCTAAATGCATTAGAAAATGTTGCACCTGTTGCTTTTGATGGGAAATGGAATAAAAAGTTGGAAGCTGTATTTATCAATAATATTGGTCATTACAAGCTATATAAGTTTGGTAGTACTTGTGATCTATTACGGCTCATGCGAAACAAGTTGAATCATTATCAAGAACTTCCAAAAGAAACCCAG GAAATTCTTGGACCAGTTCCTGAAGGGTTTGATGATTATTTTTCACTTCGATTCCCCAGACTCTTAATTGAAGTGTATAAAGTTGTATGCACATACTGCAAGGAAGAGGAGTGCTTTTCAAAGTATTTTAAGGATAGTCTGTTGTAA
- the LOC122659953 gene encoding WD repeat-containing protein 55-like codes for MEINLGKLPFDLDFHPSSPLVCAGLINGDLLLYRYATDSQPQRLLEIHAHCESCRAVRFINGGRAILTGSPDCSILATDVETGSTIARLEDAHGAAVNRLVNLTATTIASGDDEGCIKVWDTRQRSCCNSFNAHEEYISDMTFASDSMKLLGTSGDGTLSVCSLRRNKVQTRSEFSEDELLSVVLMKNGRKVICGTQSGSLLLYSWGHFKDCSDRFIKLCPNSVDALLKLDEDRVITGSENGLISLVGILPNQVIQPVAEHSEYPVERLAFSCDRKLLGSISHDQMLKLWDLDELLEGGANNLESEAFVADSDSDSDEMDVDIKTPQKSSKGTKKKNANKGHASNNASSSFFVDM; via the exons ATGGAGATTAATTTGGGAAAACTTCCATTTGATCTCGATTTTCATCCTTCGAGTCCACTTGTCTGTGCAGGTCTGATCAATGGTGACCTACTCCT GTACCGTTATGCTACAGATTCACAGCCACAAAG GTTGTTGGAAATTCATGCACACTGTGAATCATGTAGAGCTGTTCGATTCATCAATGGAGGCCGTG CGATTCTGACCGGATCTCCAGATTGCTCAATTCTGGCCACAGATGTGGAAACTGGTTCCACCATTGCTCGTCTAGAAGATGCCCATGG TGCTGCTGTGAATCGCTTGGTCAACCTGACGGCGACTACTATTGCCTCGGGAGATGATGAGGGTTGTATTAAG GTATGGGATACTCGACAGCGTTCCTGTTGTAACTCCTTCAATGCCCATGAAGAATACATTTCCGATATGACCTTTGCCTCTGATTCAATGAAACTTTTGGGAACAAG TGGAGATGGGACTCTATCTGTATGCAGTCTTCGAAGAAATAAG GTGCAAACTCGATCCGAGTTCTCTGAAGATGAGCTGCTGTCAGTAGTTCTTATGAAG AATGGTCGCAAAGTTATATGTGGAACTCAATCTGGATCTTTATTACTCTATTCTTGGGGACATTTCAAGGATTGCAG TGACCGATTCATCAAACTTTGTCCAAACTCTGTTGATGCACTACTGAAG CTTGATGAAGATAGGGTTATTACCGGGTCAGAGAATGGACTCATCAG CTTGGTAGGCATCTTACCCAACCAAGTAATTCAACCGGTGGCAGAGCATTCAGAATATCCTGTCGAGCGCCTTG CTTTTTCTTGTGATAGGAAGCTTCTGGGCAGTATTTCACATGATCAAATGTTGAAG CtctgggatttggatgagttatTGGAAGGTGGAGCAAATAACCTGGAGAGTGAGGCTTTTGTGGCTGACAGTGACAGTGATAGTGATGAGATGGATGTGGACATTAAGACCCCTCAAAAATCCTCCAAAG ggacaaagaagaaaaacgCAAATAAAGGACATGCTTCTAACAACGCATCCAGCAGTTTCTTTGTGGATATGTAG